A genomic window from Banduia mediterranea includes:
- the pyrR gene encoding bifunctional pyr operon transcriptional regulator/uracil phosphoribosyltransferase PyrR, producing the protein MVEPDSDSFNAGLNTASATVLIDTAELSACLDEMAQALVIHLTGEKAPITWVGLETGGVRVAEALYQRLPGSLAKSIERGELDANFYRDDFGERGLHASRPSRMPLSLDGHCVVLVDDVLHTGRTARAAMNALFDLGRPRRVLLVTLLERAGRELPITADLTGRTLEASAGHKLTLAPDALRVIEVPA; encoded by the coding sequence ATGGTTGAACCAGACTCCGATTCCTTCAACGCCGGCCTGAACACCGCGTCCGCCACCGTCCTGATCGATACCGCCGAGCTGAGCGCTTGTCTCGATGAGATGGCGCAGGCGCTGGTGATTCACCTGACCGGGGAAAAGGCGCCGATCACCTGGGTCGGACTCGAAACCGGCGGCGTGCGGGTCGCCGAAGCCTTGTATCAACGCCTGCCCGGGTCCCTGGCGAAGTCCATCGAACGCGGTGAACTGGATGCCAATTTCTACCGTGACGATTTCGGCGAACGCGGCCTGCATGCCTCGCGGCCCTCGCGCATGCCGCTCAGTCTGGACGGTCATTGCGTGGTGCTGGTGGACGATGTGCTGCACACCGGGCGCACGGCGCGCGCGGCGATGAATGCCCTGTTCGACCTGGGGCGCCCTCGGCGCGTGCTGCTGGTCACGCTGCTGGAACGAGCCGGCCGCGAACTGCCGATCACGGCGGACCTCACCGGTCGCACGCTGGAAGCCTCCGCCGGGCACAAGCTGACACTGGCACCCGATGCACTGCGCGTGATCGAGGTGCCGGCATGA
- the ruvX gene encoding Holliday junction resolvase RuvX, which produces MSGTVLGFDYGDKRIGVAVGETFTRSARPLATLAQDWPRIIGLIEQWRPSACVVGLPLTADGETQPVTTRALQFAATLRKRSGLPVHTCDERHSSLAAETTIRLRKAEGRRRAGAPSEIDAVAACLILEQWLNQTPIPSTPA; this is translated from the coding sequence GTGAGCGGAACCGTGCTGGGCTTCGACTACGGCGACAAACGCATCGGCGTCGCCGTCGGTGAAACGTTCACACGCAGTGCCCGCCCGCTGGCCACCCTGGCTCAGGACTGGCCGCGCATCATCGGCCTGATCGAGCAATGGCGTCCGAGCGCCTGTGTCGTCGGCCTGCCGCTGACCGCCGACGGCGAGACCCAGCCCGTGACCACACGCGCCCTGCAGTTCGCCGCGACGCTGCGCAAGCGCAGCGGTCTGCCGGTTCACACCTGTGATGAACGACACAGCTCGCTTGCCGCCGAAACAACGATCAGACTACGCAAAGCCGAGGGGCGTCGGCGTGCAGGCGCCCCCAGCGAAATCGACGCGGTTGCCGCCTGCCTGATTCTCGAACAATGGTTGAACCAGACTCCGATTCCTTCAACGCCGGCCTGA
- a CDS encoding YqgE/AlgH family protein: MEAPYFSNQFLVAMPGLDDENFNHSVTLLCEHNDEGALGLIVNRPTELKLRDMISHMGLEAGALSGVDTQVFWGGPVQPERGFVVHRQPGAWESSMRIAEDLYITTSRDILKAMTEGNGPSEFIVALGYAGWDAGQLEEEILGNAWLNTPVDKAILFHTPAVDRWLAATRLLGVDVTQLSDQAGHA; this comes from the coding sequence ATGGAAGCGCCCTACTTCAGCAACCAGTTCCTCGTTGCCATGCCGGGCCTCGATGACGAGAACTTCAATCATTCCGTCACGCTGTTGTGCGAGCACAACGACGAGGGCGCGCTGGGGCTGATCGTCAATCGACCGACCGAGCTCAAGCTCAGGGACATGATCTCTCACATGGGCCTGGAAGCCGGCGCCTTGTCCGGCGTGGACACCCAAGTGTTCTGGGGTGGCCCGGTCCAGCCGGAACGCGGCTTCGTGGTGCATCGCCAGCCTGGCGCCTGGGAGTCCTCGATGCGCATCGCAGAGGATCTCTACATCACCACCTCACGCGACATTCTCAAGGCGATGACCGAGGGCAATGGACCCTCCGAGTTCATCGTCGCGCTCGGCTATGCCGGCTGGGACGCCGGACAGCTTGAGGAGGAGATTCTCGGCAACGCCTGGCTCAACACGCCGGTGGACAAGGCCATCCTGTTTCACACTCCGGCGGTCGACCGTTGGCTGGCGGCGACGCGTCTGCTCGGCGTGGACGTGACCCAGCTCAGCGACCAGGCCGGACACGCGTGA
- a CDS encoding Gx transporter family protein, whose amino-acid sequence MNAVPDQQDRLIAWFAALAIAIHILEASFPSPVPGIKPGLANAVTLIVLLRHGLRAAIWVGALRVLVGSLLVGSLMTPSFWLSASGATLSILALCLGAGWNRVMPAARLSAIGLSVLAALAHMSGQFFVAYRLFIPHPGLLRLLPLLLGAALLFGTVTGWIASRILARLPPLAPSAAGDEAPR is encoded by the coding sequence ATGAATGCCGTCCCGGACCAGCAGGACCGACTGATTGCCTGGTTCGCGGCACTGGCGATCGCCATTCATATTCTCGAAGCGAGCTTCCCGAGTCCGGTGCCCGGCATCAAACCCGGCCTGGCCAACGCGGTCACGCTGATCGTGCTGCTGCGCCACGGCCTGCGCGCAGCGATCTGGGTCGGCGCACTGCGCGTGCTGGTCGGCAGCCTGCTGGTCGGCAGCCTGATGACGCCCAGCTTCTGGCTGTCCGCCAGCGGCGCCACGCTGTCGATACTGGCGCTGTGCCTGGGCGCTGGCTGGAACCGTGTGATGCCGGCTGCGCGACTGTCGGCCATAGGCCTGTCGGTGCTGGCCGCACTGGCCCACATGAGCGGGCAGTTCTTCGTCGCCTATCGCCTGTTCATTCCGCACCCCGGCCTGCTGCGGCTGCTGCCTCTTCTGCTGGGCGCGGCGCTGCTGTTCGGCACCGTGACCGGCTGGATCGCCTCGCGGATACTGGCACGCCTGCCGCCGCTTGCACCGTCGGCTGCCGGCGACGAAGCTCCGCGATAG
- a CDS encoding NusG domain II-containing protein has protein sequence MTGADRVVIVLAALLVGVAAGAYWQPRTVADRVEVQVGDGAPQVYSLDAQRHIEVHGALGTSILEIEDGRIRFVSSPCRNKVCIHSGWLSMSGDATACLPNRVTIALLGHGAPEIDAVSQ, from the coding sequence GTGACCGGCGCGGACCGGGTCGTGATCGTGCTGGCCGCGCTGCTGGTGGGTGTGGCCGCCGGCGCCTACTGGCAACCCAGGACCGTGGCCGACCGTGTCGAAGTGCAGGTCGGCGACGGGGCGCCGCAGGTGTATTCGCTGGACGCGCAGCGACACATCGAGGTGCACGGCGCGCTCGGCACCTCGATACTGGAAATCGAGGACGGACGCATCCGCTTCGTCAGCAGCCCCTGCCGCAACAAGGTGTGCATCCACAGCGGCTGGCTGTCAATGTCTGGCGATGCCACGGCCTGTCTGCCGAACCGTGTGACGATCGCCCTGCTCGGCCACGGCGCGCCCGAGATCGATGCGGTGAGCCAGTGA
- a CDS encoding FAD:protein FMN transferase, translated as MLLRRILVGAALLALLSWLALRPPPQDARETELVERNLPVLGTWVTLSAYAEDPALQTRVQRAFDQVAQQLADFDTRWRAFGDGTLGRLNAELVAGDSIRVPQDMLPLFRRAFEIHRISGGLFDPRIGALVRVWGFDDEAHYRESPPPQAEIDTALAALREAPESLQACPGSGEAEQDCYGPAPGVVLDFGAIAKGYAVDQVGERLLAAGIENFMINAGGNVRTQGRRGDRAWRIAVRHPRPEIGRLLAIVEPDNENLVTSGDYERYFEYQGRRYHHILDPRDGRPAQGLQAVSVLSADGTLADAASTALFVAGPGHWRDTARKLGVGQSLIVKADGALQATQTLAARITLPAKPPLEVVP; from the coding sequence ATGCTGCTGAGACGGATCCTGGTCGGTGCCGCGCTGCTGGCGCTGCTGAGCTGGCTGGCGCTGCGACCGCCGCCGCAGGACGCCCGTGAGACCGAACTGGTCGAACGCAATCTGCCGGTGCTCGGCACCTGGGTCACGCTCAGCGCCTACGCCGAGGATCCGGCCCTGCAGACGCGCGTGCAACGGGCGTTCGACCAGGTGGCTCAGCAACTCGCCGACTTCGATACGCGATGGCGTGCCTTTGGCGACGGCACGCTGGGCCGGCTCAACGCCGAACTCGTCGCTGGTGACAGCATTCGCGTGCCGCAGGACATGCTGCCGCTGTTCCGGCGTGCGTTCGAGATCCACCGAATCAGCGGCGGTCTGTTCGATCCCAGAATCGGTGCGCTGGTGCGTGTCTGGGGCTTCGACGACGAGGCGCATTACCGCGAATCACCACCGCCTCAGGCCGAGATCGACACCGCGTTGGCAGCGCTGCGCGAAGCACCCGAATCGCTGCAGGCCTGCCCCGGTTCCGGCGAAGCGGAGCAGGACTGCTACGGCCCGGCGCCGGGCGTCGTGCTGGACTTCGGCGCGATCGCCAAGGGCTATGCGGTGGATCAGGTGGGGGAACGCCTGCTGGCGGCCGGCATTGAAAATTTCATGATCAATGCCGGCGGCAATGTCCGCACCCAGGGCCGGCGCGGCGACCGCGCCTGGCGCATCGCCGTGCGACATCCTAGACCCGAAATCGGTCGTCTGCTCGCGATCGTGGAACCGGACAACGAAAACCTGGTGACCAGCGGCGACTACGAGCGCTATTTCGAATACCAGGGCAGGCGCTATCACCACATTCTCGATCCGCGCGATGGTCGACCGGCTCAGGGCCTGCAGGCGGTGTCGGTGCTGTCCGCCGACGGCACACTGGCGGATGCCGCCTCGACCGCCCTGTTCGTGGCTGGCCCCGGGCACTGGCGCGATACCGCGCGCAAGCTCGGCGTCGGACAGAGCCTGATCGTGAAAGCGGACGGCGCGCTGCAAGCCACGCAGACACTCGCCGCACGGATCACCCTGCCCGCAAAGCCGCCACTCGAAGTGGTGCCGTGA
- the gshB gene encoding glutathione synthase, producing the protein MSKRLAVIMDPIGSIKPYKDTTLALMLAAQRRGWSLHYLELPDLYLRDGRVAASTRPLTVQDGKDDWYDYTGEAADTALGDFDMVLMRKDPPFDLEYIYATYWLERASTEGAFIVNRPDSLRDCNEKGFLAWFPQCTAPTLVTRDPARIRAFHAEQGDIVIKPLDGMGGAGVFRIGKDGLNIGAVVETLSEMGRRSLMAQRYLPEILAGDKRILMIGGEPVDYALARIPSVGEVRGNLAAGGRGVVQPLSERDRWLAAQVGPELKKRGLLFVGLDVIGDYLTEINVTSPTCLREIERETGEDLGGRAIRAFEDAMAACC; encoded by the coding sequence ATGAGCAAACGACTGGCTGTGATCATGGACCCGATCGGGTCGATCAAGCCGTACAAGGACACCACTCTGGCGCTGATGCTGGCCGCCCAGCGACGCGGCTGGTCGCTGCACTACCTGGAGCTGCCGGACCTGTATCTGCGCGACGGTCGCGTCGCGGCAAGCACTCGGCCGCTGACGGTTCAGGACGGCAAGGACGATTGGTACGACTACACCGGCGAAGCGGCCGACACGGCGCTCGGCGACTTCGACATGGTGCTGATGCGCAAGGATCCGCCGTTCGACCTGGAATACATCTACGCCACCTACTGGCTGGAGCGCGCGTCGACCGAGGGCGCATTTATCGTCAACCGGCCGGACTCGCTGCGCGACTGCAACGAAAAGGGATTTCTCGCCTGGTTTCCGCAGTGCACGGCGCCAACCCTGGTGACGCGCGATCCGGCCCGGATTCGTGCGTTCCATGCGGAGCAGGGCGACATCGTGATCAAGCCGCTGGATGGCATGGGCGGCGCCGGCGTGTTCCGCATCGGCAAGGACGGCCTCAACATCGGCGCCGTTGTCGAAACGCTCAGCGAGATGGGCCGGCGCTCGCTGATGGCGCAGCGCTATCTCCCCGAGATTCTCGCCGGCGACAAGCGCATCCTGATGATCGGCGGCGAGCCGGTGGACTACGCGCTGGCACGCATTCCGAGTGTCGGCGAGGTGCGCGGCAACCTCGCCGCCGGTGGACGCGGCGTGGTGCAGCCGCTGAGCGAACGCGACCGCTGGCTGGCGGCGCAGGTCGGCCCGGAACTGAAGAAGCGCGGCCTGCTGTTCGTGGGCCTGGACGTGATCGGCGACTACCTCACCGAGATCAACGTGACCAGTCCGACCTGCCTGCGCGAGATCGAGCGCGAAACCGGCGAGGATCTGGGCGGACGCGCGATCCGGGCATTCGAAGACGCCATGGCCGCATGCTGCTGA
- the gshA gene encoding glutamate--cysteine ligase: protein MTSTVPNLCTAPVGPVLKLEAKLLERQADIETWFRRQWLETPAPFYASVDLRNAGFKLAPVDTNLFPAGFNNLNPDFDPLCIHALQSAIERICPTAAGILVVPENHTRNRFYLESLAALVDLIAKAGFHVRIGSTMPDLEQDQIIDDLESGRTLRLEPLRRSGDEVYVGEGEDRFSPCAVVLNNDLSGGRPAILEAIRQPVTPPAILGWSNRLKSDHFGLYQQVAAEFAELIGIDSWLVDPLFRNCGKINFMKREGEECLVSNVEMLLEDITAKYSVYGIEEEPFVIVKAEAGTYGMGVMTVKSTDDVLSLNRNARKKMASAKDGREVSGAIIQEGVYTFETWNDPADSAEPVIYMIDHYVVGGFYRVHDGRGRNENLNAPGARFQMLAFSESCTRPDPSRDPDAQPNKFYAYGVVARLALLAAAREIARAHQGD from the coding sequence ATGACCAGCACCGTTCCCAATCTATGTACCGCGCCCGTCGGGCCCGTATTGAAGCTCGAAGCCAAGCTGCTGGAGCGTCAGGCCGATATCGAAACCTGGTTTCGCCGTCAGTGGCTGGAGACGCCCGCACCGTTCTACGCCTCGGTCGACCTGCGCAATGCCGGCTTCAAGCTGGCGCCGGTCGATACCAACCTGTTCCCGGCCGGCTTCAACAACCTCAATCCGGATTTCGATCCGCTGTGCATACACGCGCTGCAGTCCGCGATCGAACGCATCTGCCCGACCGCCGCCGGCATCCTGGTGGTGCCCGAGAACCACACGCGCAATCGCTTCTATCTGGAAAGTCTGGCGGCGCTGGTCGATCTGATCGCCAAGGCCGGCTTCCATGTGCGCATCGGTTCGACGATGCCGGACCTGGAGCAGGACCAGATCATCGACGATCTGGAATCGGGCCGGACGCTGCGCCTGGAACCGCTGCGCCGCAGCGGCGACGAGGTCTATGTCGGCGAAGGCGAGGATCGCTTCTCGCCGTGCGCCGTAGTGCTCAACAACGACCTCTCGGGTGGCCGCCCTGCGATCCTCGAAGCGATCCGGCAGCCGGTCACGCCCCCGGCGATTCTGGGCTGGAGCAATCGCCTCAAGTCGGACCATTTCGGCCTCTACCAGCAGGTGGCCGCCGAGTTCGCCGAACTGATCGGCATCGACTCCTGGCTGGTCGATCCGCTGTTCCGCAACTGCGGCAAGATCAACTTCATGAAGCGCGAAGGCGAGGAATGCCTGGTCAGCAACGTGGAAATGCTGCTCGAGGACATCACCGCCAAGTACAGCGTATACGGCATCGAGGAAGAGCCCTTTGTCATCGTCAAGGCCGAAGCCGGCACCTACGGCATGGGTGTGATGACGGTCAAGAGCACCGACGACGTGCTCAGCCTCAACCGCAATGCGCGCAAGAAAATGGCCTCCGCCAAGGATGGCCGCGAAGTCAGCGGCGCGATCATCCAGGAAGGCGTCTACACCTTCGAGACCTGGAACGACCCGGCCGACAGCGCCGAACCGGTGATCTACATGATCGATCACTACGTGGTCGGCGGCTTCTACCGGGTGCATGATGGTCGTGGCCGCAACGAGAACCTCAACGCACCCGGCGCGCGCTTTCAGATGCTGGCCTTTTCGGAATCCTGCACCCGGCCAGACCCCTCGCGCGACCCGGATGCCCAACCCAACAAGTTCTACGCCTATGGCGTGGTCGCACGGCTGGCGCTGCTGGCGGCCGCGCGCGAGATCGCTCGGGCCCATCAGGGCGACTGA
- the pilG gene encoding twitching motility response regulator PilG — protein sequence MVIDDSQTIRRTAETLLSREGYTVVTAQDGFEALAMIAAHRPDIVFIDIMMPRLDGYQACALIKGNPKFRSTPVIMLSSKDGLFDRARGRIVGSDEYLTKPFTRDDLLGAVRAHVRASG from the coding sequence ATGGTGATTGATGACAGTCAGACCATTCGGCGCACGGCCGAAACCTTGCTGTCCAGGGAGGGATATACCGTTGTCACAGCTCAGGACGGGTTCGAGGCGCTGGCGATGATCGCCGCCCATCGGCCGGACATCGTGTTCATCGACATCATGATGCCGCGTCTGGATGGTTATCAGGCCTGTGCCCTGATCAAAGGCAATCCGAAGTTCCGGTCCACGCCGGTGATCATGCTGTCGTCCAAGGATGGCCTGTTCGACCGTGCGCGCGGCCGCATCGTCGGTTCCGACGAATATCTCACCAAGCCGTTCACGCGCGACGACCTGCTCGGGGCCGTTCGTGCGCATGTGCGCGCCAGCGGATAA
- a CDS encoding chemotaxis protein CheW, with product MSGDLRELRGDPFGLLAELDRRLRAIRQEGASGEAEWEGLGVRVGSLWCALPRADVREVVTPPPLTRVPGARPWLIGLANVRGKLLPVFDLAVLAGLPAEEDTRRARVLVFNSDQLPAGFLVGEVVGHRQFAVEDQAPHRLQILSGSDFSNWLLGAFERDAKVWQVLSLHRLVASEQFVRTAE from the coding sequence GTGTCGGGGGACCTCAGGGAACTGCGTGGCGATCCGTTCGGCCTGTTGGCCGAACTGGACCGGCGTTTGCGCGCCATACGCCAGGAGGGCGCCTCGGGCGAGGCCGAATGGGAGGGGCTCGGTGTACGTGTCGGCTCCCTGTGGTGCGCCCTGCCGCGCGCCGATGTCCGCGAGGTGGTCACACCGCCGCCGCTGACGCGGGTGCCGGGCGCACGGCCCTGGCTGATCGGGCTGGCCAACGTGCGCGGCAAGCTGTTGCCGGTGTTCGACCTTGCGGTGCTCGCTGGCCTGCCGGCAGAGGAAGACACGCGCCGCGCGCGGGTGCTGGTGTTCAACTCCGATCAATTGCCGGCGGGATTCCTGGTCGGTGAAGTCGTCGGACACCGCCAGTTCGCGGTCGAGGACCAGGCGCCGCATCGCCTGCAGATTTTGAGCGGATCCGACTTCTCCAACTGGCTGCTCGGTGCCTTCGAGCGTGATGCTAAGGTCTGGCAGGTGCTGAGTCTGCATCGCCTGGTGGCGTCCGAGCAGTTCGTGAGAACGGCGGAATAA